In the genome of Quercus robur chromosome 3, dhQueRobu3.1, whole genome shotgun sequence, one region contains:
- the LOC126716996 gene encoding acyl-CoA-binding domain-containing protein 4 encodes MAMARASSGLQYPERFYAAASYAGFDGDTNSTFKSLTSKFSKESAALLYGLYQQATVGACNIPEPNSWKVVEHTKWKSWSGLGNTSPTEAMRLFVKILEEDDPSWYSRASNFVAEPVVDVQMNHNSKVEPVVENGNSFPETKTISTENGSLTETQDKDIVVEGLGSVAMYDQWIAPPISGQRPKARYEHAAAVVQDKMYIYGGNHNGRYLNDIHVLDLRSWTWSKIEAKSGAESLESPSPVTFAPCAGHSLIPWENKLLSIAGHTKDPAESIQVRAFDLQSNTWSPLKTYGKAPVSRGGQSVTLFGTSLVIFGGQDAKRTLLNDLHILDLETLTWDEIDAVGVPPSPRSDHAAAIHAERYLLIFGGGSHATCFNDLHVLDLQAMEWSRPTQQGEIPTPRAGHAGVTVGENWFIVGGGDNKSGVSETVVLNMSTLVWSVVTTVQGRVPVASEGLSLAVSSFNGEDVLVSFGGYNGRYNNEVNVLKPSHKSTLQSKIIETPVPDSVAVHNATNATNATRDLESEFEAGQEGKIREIVMDNVDSEPAKSNGEQSNMHLVATLKSEKEELESLLSKENMHSLQLKQELSEAENRNTELYKELQSVRGQLAAEQSRCFKLEVDVAELRQKLQTMETLQKELELLRRQKAASEQAALNAKQKQGSGGVWGWLAGTPSNENTDDA; translated from the exons atggctaTGGCTCGAGCAAGCTCTGGGCTGCAATACCCGGAGCGGTTCTATGCGGCGGCTTCATACGCCGGTTTCGACGGCGACACCAACTCGACCTTCAAATCTCTCACCTCTAAGTTCTCTAAGGAGTCCGCTGCTCTCCTTTACGGCTTGTACCAACAG GCGACAGTCGGAGCTTGTAACATACCGGAACCTAATTCTTGGAAAGTTGTTGAGCATACCAAATGGAAGAG CTGGAGCGGGCTTGGAAACACGTCTCCCACAGAAGCTATGCGTCTCTTTGTGAAAATATTGGAG GAAGATGATCCAAGTTGGTATTCAAGAGCTTCTAACTTTGTTGCAGAGCCTGTAGTAGATGTGCAAATGAAT CATAATTCAAAAGTTGAGCCAGTGGTTGAGAATGGGAATTCTTTTCCTGAGACAAAGACTATTTCCACTGAAAATGGGAGCCTGACAGAAACTCAGGATAAAGATATTGTTGTGGAAGGCCTTGGCTCAGTTGCCATGTATGATCAATGGATTGCACCTCCAATATCTGGTCAACGCCCAAAAGCCCGATATgag CATGCTGCAGCAGTTGTGCAAGACAAGATGTACATATATGGTGGAAACCACAATGGTCGTTACCTTAATGATATTCAt GTACTGGATTTGAGAAGTTGGACTTGGTCAAAGATTGAGGCAAAGTCTGGGGCTGAGTCCCTGGAGTCACCGTCTCCAGTAACGTTTGCTCCTTGTGCTGGTCATTCCTTG ATACCATGGGAGAATAAGCTTCTGTCTATTGCTGGACATACAAAGGATCCAGCTGAAAGTATACAAG TGAGGGCATTTGATCTGCAATCTAATACTTGGTCACCACTAAAGACCTATGGCAAAGCTCCG GTATCACGTGGAGGTCAGTCAGTAACTCTTTTTGGGACCAGCTTAGTGATTTTTGGTGGACAAGATGCAAAGAGAACTCTCTTAAATGATCTCCATATTCTTGACCTAGAAACTTTGACCTGGGATGAAATAGATGCCGT GGGGGTGCCTCCTTCTCCGAGGTCTGATCATGCTGCTGCAATACATGCTGAGCGTTACCTTCTGATCTTTGGTGGTGGTTCACATGCCACTTGCTTCAATGATCTACATGTCCTTGATTTGCAAGCT ATGGAATGGTCTAGACCCACACAACAGGGTGAGATACCTACTCCACGGGCTGGACATGCAGGTGTGACAGTCGGGGAGAATTGgttcattgttggtggtggtgacAATAAGAGTG GAGTCTCTGAAACTGTTGTCCTCAACATGTCTACACTTGTTTGGTCAGTAGTAACAACTGTTCAAGGACGAGTTCCAGTTGCTAGTGAG GGTTTGAGTTTGGCTGTAAGCTCCTTCAATGGTGAAGATGTACTTGTTTCTTTTGGAGGATATAATGGTCGTTACAACAATGAG GTTAATGTTCTTAAACCAAGCCACAAATCAACCTTGCAATCAAAGATAATAGAAACTCCTGTCCCAGACAGTGTTGCTGTGCATAATGCTACAAATGCTACAAATGCTACAAGAGATCTGGAGTCTGAGTTTGAGGCAGGCCAAGAAGGGAAAATTAGGGAAATTGTTATGGACAATGTTGACTCAGAGCCTGCG AAATCTAATGGTGAGCAAAGCAATATGCATCTTGTGGCAACCCTCAAGTCAGAGAAAGAGGAATTAGAATCATTGCTCAGCAAAGAGAATATGCACTCTCTTCAATTAAAGCAAGAATTATCAGAGGCTGAGAATCGTAACACTGAACTATACAAG GAGCTCCAATCTGTGCGTGGTCAACTTGCAGCTGAACAGTCTAGATGTTTCAAACTAGAG GTTGATGTTGCTGAGCTACGGCAGAAGCTCCAAACAATGGAGACATTGCAGAAGGAACTGGAACTCCTTCGGCGACAAAAAGCTGCATCTGAACAAGCTGCCTTGAATGCAAAACAGAAGCAGGGCTCAGGCGGCGTGTGGGGTTGGCTTGCTGGAACGCCTTCTAACGAAAATACCGATGATGCCTGA